A genome region from Candidatus Fusobacterium pullicola includes the following:
- a CDS encoding Smr/MutS family protein — MYNEIDLHHMNFDDALRVFITKYNSLYKRGERREIMVIHGYGSKFLDSTPVIRTKIREYFQRNRDCVKMRLDMNPGVTYVMPLKPLPLPKKKKR, encoded by the coding sequence ATGTATAATGAGATAGATTTACATCATATGAATTTTGATGATGCTCTTAGAGTATTTATTACAAAGTATAACTCCTTGTATAAAAGAGGAGAAAGAAGAGAGATTATGGTAATACATGGGTATGGTTCAAAATTTTTAGATAGTACTCCTGTAATAAGAACTAAAATAAGAGAGTATTTTCAAAGAAATAGAGATTGTGTTAAGATGAGATTGGATATGAATCCAGGAGTTACCTATGTTATGCCATTAAAACCCCTACCTTTACCTAAGAAAAAGAAAAGATAG
- a CDS encoding 4Fe-4S binding protein has protein sequence MHVIDKDTCIGCGACEGTCPVGAISATDDGKFEIGEACVDCGACAGGCPVSAISAE, from the coding sequence ATGCACGTAATAGATAAAGATACTTGTATCGGATGTGGAGCTTGTGAAGGAACTTGTCCAGTAGGAGCTATATCAGCAACTGACGATGGAAAATTTGAAATCGGAGAAGCTTGTGTAGACTGTGGAGCATGTGCTGGAGGATGTCCAGTATCAGCTATATCTGCTGAGTAA
- the aroF gene encoding 3-deoxy-7-phosphoheptulonate synthase has protein sequence MYIKTKKDIGEKEKKEILNFLQDNKLGSIILKECDYYKIGIIGDKKNVDLDRLLSFDGVDELVSIGKSYKFVSREFKPEDTVIDIKGRKIGGGNFLMMAGPCAIESRESIFEIAERVKKAGAQVLRGGAFKPRTSPYDFQGLGEEGLRYMREAADKYDMLVVTEVMDASDIPLISKYADIFQVGARNMQNFSLLKALGKCGKPILLKRGLSATMRELLMAAEYIVAYGNREVILCERGIRTFETITRNTVDINAIPLLKEKSHLPIIIDASHGTGRRSLVEPVTLAGTIAGADGAMVEVHENPECATSDGMQSLYFNEFEKLMRNLKKVLKLRDELE, from the coding sequence ATGTATATAAAAACTAAAAAAGATATAGGTGAAAAAGAAAAAAAAGAGATTTTAAATTTTCTTCAAGATAATAAACTTGGAAGTATTATTTTAAAAGAGTGTGATTACTATAAAATAGGAATAATTGGGGACAAAAAAAATGTTGATTTAGATAGATTATTATCCTTTGACGGAGTAGATGAGTTAGTTTCAATAGGAAAGAGCTATAAGTTTGTAAGTAGAGAGTTTAAACCAGAGGATACAGTAATAGATATAAAAGGGAGAAAAATAGGGGGAGGAAACTTCCTTATGATGGCAGGACCATGTGCTATTGAAAGTAGAGAATCTATATTTGAAATAGCTGAAAGAGTTAAAAAAGCTGGAGCCCAAGTACTAAGAGGGGGAGCTTTTAAGCCAAGAACTTCTCCATATGATTTCCAAGGACTAGGAGAAGAGGGATTAAGATATATGAGAGAGGCAGCAGATAAATATGATATGTTGGTAGTAACGGAAGTTATGGATGCCAGTGATATCCCTTTAATAAGCAAATATGCTGATATATTCCAAGTTGGAGCAAGAAATATGCAAAACTTTTCTCTTCTAAAAGCTTTAGGAAAGTGTGGGAAGCCAATTCTTTTGAAAAGAGGATTGAGTGCTACAATGAGAGAATTACTTATGGCAGCAGAATATATAGTTGCTTATGGAAATAGAGAAGTTATACTTTGTGAAAGAGGGATAAGAACCTTTGAAACTATAACAAGAAATACAGTTGATATAAATGCAATTCCTCTATTAAAGGAGAAATCTCATCTTCCTATAATTATAGATGCTAGTCATGGGACAGGAAGACGTAGTTTAGTTGAGCCTGTAACCCTTGCTGGAACTATAGCTGGAGCAGATGGGGCTATGGTTGAGGTACATGAGAATCCAGAGTGTGCAACATCAGATGGAATGCAGTCTCTATACTTTAATGAGTTTGAAAAATTAATGAGAAATCTTAAAAAAGTTTTAAAATTGAGAGATGAGTTGGAGTAG